The Pimelobacter simplex genomic sequence CATCGACGCGTTGGCCATCACCCTGGGCAGCAACGGTACCGCCGTCGGCATCGCCCCGATGGGAACCGCGCTCACCGTCAACCAGATCAGGCTGCTCCGCTCACACATCGACATGGTCGACGGGCGCGACCGCATCGCCGTGGCCACCGACTCCGACCCGGCCGGCTGGAAGTCGGCGCAGAAGGCCTTCTGGCACCTGACCGCCGCGGACCTCGACCCCACCCATCTCGACCTGCCCGACGGCCTGGACCCGGCCAAGCTGTTCGAGACCCAGGGTGCCGACGCGATCACCGCCGCCATCGAGAATCGGTCCCCGCTCGGAGACGCGATGATCGACCACCTGCTGCGCACCGCAGGGCACTGGTCCGAGACCAATGTCCGCCAGAAGCTCATCCACCAGGCCGCGTGCATCCTCGGATCCCGCGGCTCCGAACACTGGCTCGACGGCTTCGAGCGTCTCCGCCAGAAGCTGCACCTCGCGCCCGGCATCCTCGAACACCAGACCGTCACCGAGAGCATGGAGCGCGACCACAACCGCCCGGCGTACGCCCAGGCCCGCATCGATGAGATCAACGCCGAAGAGCGCAAGAAGACAGCCAAGGCCGATCCTCAGTCCCGGCGCCGGGCAGCCGAGCAGCGACTCGCAGCGACAACCAGCTCGCTCCGGGTCCGTCACGACGTGCCGCCAACAGGCCCCGATCACGCGGGTCGCGCCCGGTGAGAGCACCTCGCTCAGAATCGCCCTGAACGAACTTAGGGCAACGAATGGTCGCTCAGGGCCTGAATCTGCCCTCGCACCTTCGCCAGGAAGCGTTCTGGGGGAACTGCGAGCGCATCTCGGCCACCGACTCACCAGCGACTGACTGACGGCTGGTCGAGGGGCGGCTGTCGAGATGCAGCGAAGATTGACTTTGCCTACGACAAGTCAATCTTCTCGCGTTACGTCAACTTGTGCGAGCGTTCCGGAAGGCGATCGTCACGCGGAGCGTGACCACAGCCGGATCCCGCACCGGGTCGCTCCGCGAGCCCATCCCGCACCGGGTCGCTCCGCGAGCCCATCCCGCACCGGGTCGCTCCGCGAGCCCATCCCGCACCGGGTCGCTCCGCGAGCCCATCGGCGAACGGGGCCCTGGCGTCGCGTCGCTGTCTCGGTGTACGGCAGGCTGACCGTGTGATCCGTCGAAGCGATGTCCTAGTCGCCGCCGGCGTACTCGTCCGCGACCCGGCAACCGGAGCTGTTCTACTTCAGCTCCGGGGTGATGACGCAACTTGGGGCCTTCCGGGTGGCCGCCTCGAACCTGGCGAAACGCTCGAGCAGGCCGCACGACGCGAACTTCTCGAGGAGACCGGGCTCACTGCCGGTGACATGACTCGGATCGATGTCTACTCGGGCCCGGAATTCATGGTGATCTACCCCGACGGGTACGCGGCCTACGCGGCCTACGTGGTCGGCGCGACGTTCGAGACGAATGACGTCGCGGGAACCCTAACGAAAGATGATGCAGGGGAGACCGCGGCTCTCGCGTGGTACCCCGCCTCCGAACTCCCCGGCGAGATCAACTCCTACAACCGCCTGATCCTGCGCCGCTTGGGTCTTGAGGTGTGACCCTCGAGACCGACCACGCAGAACGAAGGGGGGCCTGACGACGCAGTGCTCCGTGCCGCACGAGGATGGGGTTCCGGCAGTGTGAGTTGCTGACACCTCACAGCACTACGATCGGGTTGACCGGCGGCCCACCGCGGAAGTCAGCGGTGCAGCACGGCCCATCCGCGCGGCGCCAGCCGGACCTGCTGCGCGGCGGGGTCGATCTGTCCCGTACCGGCGACCACTTCGGTGGCGTCGGCGCAGGGCAGCGTGACCTCCTCATCGGCGAGGTTGAGCGCGACCACGACGGCTGCGTCGTCACGACCCGAGCGCGGCACGAACTGCTTGTTCGCGGTGTGCACGACGTCGGTGCGGGCGGAGGCCAGCCACGGCTCGCGACGGCGCAGGCGGATGAGCTGCTGGTGCACCTGGCGGGTGCGGCGGGCGGTCTCGTCGAGTTCACCTTCGCGGGGTGGGGTGGGCGCGAGCTCGGGCCGGACGGCGTCGTCGCCGCCGAGCCGCTCTTCCTTGATGCCTTTCGCGCCGTCCTCGTCGCCGGCGTATACGCTCGGCACGCCGCCGATGGCGAAGAGGACCGCGAGCGCGTGCGGAACCAGGTCGGCGCCTACCGCGGAGGCGATCCGGGTGACGTCGTGGTTGCCGACGAACGTGGTCGGCACCGAGGTCTCGAGCAGCGCCGAGTGGCGCTGGACCGCGTGGGCGAGCTCGAAGAGGTTGCGGTCGGCGATCCCGTGCCAGATTCCCTGCCACAGCTCGTAGGCGGTCAGCGAGTCGATCGTCGAGTCGCGCACGATTCGCGCGGTGTCGCCGTGGATCACCTCGCCGAGGAACCAGGCTTCGGGGTGCTGCTCGCGCACTCGAGGCAGCACCTGCGCCCAGAAGGCCGGC encodes the following:
- a CDS encoding alpha-amylase family glycosyl hydrolase, which gives rise to MPSWTDHVMWWHVYPLGAVGAPIRPACGNSPLGGPDEPVVHRLGRLEAWLDHVLDLGLNGLLLGPVFASATHGYDTVDYRRIDPRLGDAADLDRLVVAAHERGLRVLLDGVFNHVGRSHPAFQQVEAEGPGAATASLFRIDWSGWNPRDTVRADVFEGHESLVALDHDSPAVVEWVAEVMDHWLARGIDGWRLDAAYAVPPAFWAQVLPRVREQHPEAWFLGEVIHGDTARIVRDSTIDSLTAYELWQGIWHGIADRNLFELAHAVQRHSALLETSVPTTFVGNHDVTRIASAVGADLVPHALAVLFAIGGVPSVYAGDEDGAKGIKEERLGGDDAVRPELAPTPPREGELDETARRTRQVHQQLIRLRRREPWLASARTDVVHTANKQFVPRSGRDDAAVVVALNLADEEVTLPCADATEVVAGTGQIDPAAQQVRLAPRGWAVLHR
- a CDS encoding NUDIX domain-containing protein; the encoded protein is MIRRSDVLVAAGVLVRDPATGAVLLQLRGDDATWGLPGGRLEPGETLEQAARRELLEETGLTAGDMTRIDVYSGPEFMVIYPDGYAAYAAYVVGATFETNDVAGTLTKDDAGETAALAWYPASELPGEINSYNRLILRRLGLEV